The following are from one region of the Polynucleobacter sp. MWH-CaK5 genome:
- a CDS encoding electron transfer flavoprotein-ubiquinone oxidoreductase, with protein sequence MNTSPELLEQFGPRESMDYDVVIVGGGPAGLSAAIRLKQLSAEKGQEISVCVLEKGSEVGAHILSGAVMDPIGINELIPDWKEQGAPLNTAVSEDRFMFLTESKSYTTPQWMLPNCFKNHGNYVVSLSNFTRWLGTQAENLGVEIFPGFPAAEILYGEAGQVVGVATGNLGVGRDGQATENFQLGMELRAKYTLFAEGARGHLGKQLIESYQLDEGKDPQSYGLGIKELWEIDPAMHQEGLVIHTAGWPLSSDTYGGSFLYHLENNQVAVGFVVGLSYSNPYLSPFEEFQRYKTHPSVRKFFEGGKRIGYGARVITAGGLNSLPKTVFPGGALIGCDAGFLNASRIKGSHAAIKTGMLAAEAAFEAVTQNRSGDELSAYPEAFKKSWLYQELNKARNFKPWMGKGLYVGTLMVGIEQKLFGGNVPWTVHTQYADHEYLKPADQCQKIDYPKPDGKITFDKLSSVFISNTNHEENQPAHLTLLNSMVPVITNLPVFDGPEQRYCPAGVYEYVEGEQGQQLQINAQNCVHCKTCDIKDPTQNIVWLNPEGSGGPNYSGM encoded by the coding sequence ATGAATACCAGCCCTGAGCTACTTGAACAATTTGGCCCGCGTGAATCCATGGACTATGACGTCGTCATCGTCGGTGGTGGCCCCGCTGGTTTATCAGCCGCCATTCGCTTAAAGCAATTGAGCGCTGAAAAAGGTCAAGAGATCTCTGTCTGTGTTTTAGAAAAAGGTTCTGAAGTTGGCGCACATATCTTGTCAGGCGCCGTGATGGACCCAATCGGCATCAATGAGTTGATCCCTGACTGGAAAGAACAAGGTGCACCACTCAACACTGCAGTGAGTGAAGATCGTTTCATGTTCCTCACAGAGAGCAAGTCATACACCACCCCTCAATGGATGTTGCCTAACTGCTTTAAAAATCATGGCAACTATGTCGTGAGCTTATCGAACTTCACCCGTTGGTTAGGCACTCAAGCTGAGAACCTTGGCGTAGAAATTTTCCCAGGCTTTCCAGCAGCAGAAATTTTGTATGGTGAAGCAGGTCAAGTAGTTGGTGTGGCCACGGGTAATTTAGGCGTTGGTCGTGATGGCCAAGCCACTGAGAATTTCCAGCTCGGCATGGAGTTGCGCGCCAAGTACACATTGTTTGCTGAAGGTGCACGTGGTCACTTAGGCAAACAATTGATTGAGAGCTATCAATTAGACGAAGGCAAAGATCCTCAGAGTTATGGTCTTGGCATCAAAGAGCTATGGGAGATCGATCCAGCCATGCATCAAGAAGGATTGGTGATCCACACAGCAGGCTGGCCACTCAGTTCTGATACTTATGGCGGTTCATTTTTGTATCACCTAGAAAACAATCAAGTAGCCGTTGGTTTTGTGGTGGGCTTGTCTTATAGCAATCCTTACCTCAGTCCTTTTGAAGAGTTCCAGCGTTACAAAACACATCCGAGCGTGCGCAAGTTCTTCGAAGGTGGCAAACGCATTGGTTATGGTGCACGCGTGATCACAGCCGGTGGCTTGAATAGTTTGCCAAAGACTGTTTTCCCAGGTGGTGCCTTGATTGGTTGCGATGCGGGCTTTTTAAATGCGTCTCGCATCAAAGGTAGTCATGCAGCGATCAAGACTGGCATGTTAGCTGCTGAAGCTGCTTTTGAAGCTGTCACACAGAATCGCTCTGGTGATGAGTTAAGCGCTTACCCAGAAGCTTTCAAGAAGAGTTGGTTGTATCAAGAATTGAATAAGGCGCGCAACTTCAAACCATGGATGGGCAAAGGTTTGTATGTGGGCACTTTGATGGTGGGCATTGAACAAAAGTTATTCGGTGGCAATGTGCCATGGACAGTGCACACACAGTACGCTGATCACGAGTATTTAAAACCGGCTGATCAATGTCAAAAAATTGACTATCCAAAACCTGATGGAAAAATTACTTTTGATAAATTATCTTCAGTATTTATTTCTAATACAAACCATGAAGAAAATCAGCCAGCGCATTTAACGCTGCTTAATTCAATGGTGCCAGTCATCACCAACTTACCAGTGTTTGATGGTCCAGAGCAACGCTACTGCCCTGCTGGTGTTTATGAGTACGTGGAGGGTGAACAAGGTCAGCAATTACAAATCAATGCGCAGAACTGCGTGCATTGCAAAACCTGTGACATCAAAGATCCAACGCAAAACATTGTTTGGTTAAATCCTGAAGGTTCTGGCGGTCCGAATTACTCTGGGATGTGA
- a CDS encoding MFS transporter, producing the protein MTGLVRLSFAAFFFFYFSYIGLMSPYASLYFASKDFGAIEIAALMSMFQITRILGPFAWGWLADMRRDRLGIMRITSALACIIFSGIFYLESYIALLIWMFLLNTVISSLMPLGEAATVHALYKNNDFDKRYGRLRLWGSIGFIAMVLGAGAWFETFGIESLPWFGIVALLIMTALTMTLREPPMDVVMHADIKLSHVLKNRNVQWFMSANFWMIFGHAGLYVFYSLYLDRLGYAKGEIGLFWMLGVLAEVIFFYFQSYFFARFTTKNILLGAYFIGIVRFALMAYVPELLILILAQVMHAATFGAHHSASIKMLQTWFKGPLQARGQALYTTVSYGIGGTVGGLFAGWVWEYLAPHHVFGLAALSSLLGYWCMSRVKPYHDAVAIKG; encoded by the coding sequence ATGACTGGTCTGGTACGACTGTCTTTCGCAGCCTTTTTCTTTTTTTACTTTTCATACATTGGGCTGATGTCGCCCTATGCCAGTCTTTACTTTGCGAGTAAAGACTTCGGCGCGATTGAAATCGCTGCTTTGATGTCAATGTTCCAGATCACGCGCATCCTAGGTCCTTTTGCTTGGGGTTGGTTGGCTGATATGCGCCGCGATCGCTTGGGCATCATGCGCATCACATCCGCACTGGCCTGCATTATTTTTTCTGGCATTTTTTACCTAGAGAGTTACATCGCTTTACTCATCTGGATGTTCTTATTGAACACTGTGATCAGCAGTCTGATGCCTTTGGGTGAGGCAGCCACAGTTCATGCTTTGTATAAAAACAATGACTTTGATAAACGCTATGGGCGCTTAAGACTCTGGGGCTCAATTGGTTTTATCGCCATGGTGCTGGGCGCCGGTGCCTGGTTTGAAACTTTTGGCATTGAGAGCTTGCCTTGGTTTGGCATCGTGGCATTGCTGATCATGACTGCTTTGACGATGACCTTGCGTGAACCACCGATGGATGTGGTGATGCACGCTGATATCAAGTTAAGTCATGTGCTTAAAAATCGCAACGTGCAGTGGTTCATGTCGGCTAACTTTTGGATGATCTTTGGTCATGCAGGACTTTATGTCTTTTACTCTTTGTATCTCGACCGTTTGGGTTACGCCAAAGGGGAGATAGGATTGTTTTGGATGTTGGGTGTTCTAGCTGAAGTGATATTTTTTTACTTTCAAAGTTACTTTTTTGCCAGATTCACCACAAAGAACATTTTGCTCGGCGCGTACTTCATCGGTATCGTGCGTTTTGCTTTGATGGCTTATGTTCCTGAATTATTGATTTTGATTTTGGCTCAAGTGATGCACGCAGCAACGTTTGGTGCTCACCACAGTGCCAGCATCAAGATGTTGCAAACCTGGTTCAAAGGACCTTTGCAAGCCAGAGGGCAAGCGCTTTACACCACCGTCTCGTATGGCATTGGTGGCACAGTGGGCGGTTTGTTTGCTGGTTGGGTTTGGGAATACCTCGCGCCACACCACGTCTTTGGTTTGGCAGCCCTCAGTAGTTTATTGGGCTACTGGTGCATGAGTCGTGTGAAGCCATACCATGATGCTGTGGCGATTAAGGGCTGA
- the aroC gene encoding chorismate synthase, with product MAGSTLGHLFRITTFGESHGPAIGAVVDGCPPGMSLSVEDIQLDLDRRKPGTSRHVTQRQEADQVEILSGVFEGKTTGTPIALVIRNTDQRSQDYGDILDSFRPGHADYTYWHKYGIRDPRGGGRSSARLTAPVVAAAAVAKKWLAEKHSISFYGYMTQLGDVEIPFEDQSQISQNPFFAPNAKIIPELEAYMDQLRKAGDSCGARLTVVAKNVPVGLGEPIFDKLDADIAHAMMGINAVKGVEIGAGFKSVAQKGSEHGDEMFADGFASNNAGGMLGGISSGQDVVVSIAIKPTSSIMSPKQSINRAGDAYVVQTKGRHDPCVGIRATPIAEAMLALVIMDHVLRHRAQCGDVSVSTPRIPAQRP from the coding sequence ATGGCTGGAAGCACACTAGGACACTTATTTCGTATCACCACTTTTGGTGAATCTCATGGACCCGCAATCGGAGCTGTTGTAGACGGCTGTCCTCCGGGCATGTCTTTATCAGTTGAAGATATTCAACTTGACTTGGATCGACGCAAACCTGGCACCTCGCGCCACGTCACACAACGTCAAGAAGCTGATCAAGTAGAAATTCTTTCAGGTGTGTTTGAAGGTAAAACAACCGGTACCCCGATTGCTTTGGTGATTCGTAATACGGACCAACGCAGTCAAGACTATGGCGACATCTTGGATAGCTTTAGACCAGGACACGCTGACTACACCTACTGGCACAAGTACGGCATTCGCGACCCACGTGGTGGCGGTCGTTCTTCTGCGCGTTTAACTGCGCCTGTTGTGGCTGCAGCTGCGGTGGCTAAAAAATGGTTGGCAGAAAAACACAGCATTAGTTTTTATGGCTACATGACTCAATTGGGTGATGTAGAGATTCCGTTTGAAGATCAATCACAGATTTCTCAAAATCCATTCTTTGCTCCTAATGCCAAGATCATTCCTGAGCTAGAGGCGTACATGGATCAACTGCGTAAAGCAGGTGATTCTTGCGGTGCACGTTTGACGGTGGTGGCTAAGAATGTGCCGGTTGGTTTGGGCGAACCTATTTTTGACAAATTGGATGCAGACATTGCGCACGCGATGATGGGCATCAATGCGGTCAAAGGTGTTGAGATTGGCGCAGGCTTTAAGAGCGTTGCCCAAAAAGGCAGTGAGCACGGCGATGAAATGTTTGCAGATGGTTTTGCAAGCAATAACGCGGGTGGTATGTTGGGTGGTATCAGCAGTGGTCAAGATGTGGTCGTATCGATTGCAATCAAACCAACCTCATCGATCATGTCACCAAAACAATCCATCAATCGTGCTGGTGATGCCTACGTGGTGCAAACCAAAGGTCGTCACGATCCTTGCGTGGGCATACGCGCCACTCCAATCGCTGAAGCCATGTTGGCTTTGGTGATCATGGATCATGTCTTAAGACATCGCGCACAGTGCGGTGATGTCAGTGTCAGTACGCCACGCATTCCAGCACAACGTCCCTAA
- a CDS encoding CBS domain-containing protein has translation MKVSDILRFKGATLYTVAPDTSLAAAVHIMAEKDIGSLVVMEYSELVGILTFREVINTLAKSHGTLGQETVGSVMEKSPMTCTSEMDLDEARRIMLDQHMRYLPVLDGNTLNGVISFYDVAKAVVEAQGFENTMLKAYIRDWPAAEDSGAPAK, from the coding sequence ATGAAAGTCAGTGATATTTTGCGCTTTAAAGGAGCGACGCTCTATACCGTTGCGCCGGACACATCGCTTGCAGCTGCCGTGCACATCATGGCAGAAAAAGACATCGGTTCATTGGTGGTGATGGAGTACTCGGAATTGGTGGGTATTCTGACCTTTCGTGAAGTGATCAACACCTTGGCAAAAAGTCATGGAACTTTGGGCCAAGAAACCGTTGGTTCTGTCATGGAGAAGTCTCCTATGACATGTACATCAGAGATGGACTTGGATGAAGCACGTCGCATCATGCTAGATCAACACATGCGCTACTTACCGGTATTGGATGGTAATACCTTGAACGGCGTGATTTCTTTCTACGACGTTGCTAAAGCAGTGGTGGAGGCCCAAGGTTTTGAAAACACCATGCTCAAAGCCTACATCCGTGACTGGCCAGCTGCTGAAGACTCTGGCGCGCCAGCCAAATAA
- a CDS encoding YihY family inner membrane protein: MEAIRHKDSFLDFFKYLRNRAKVSRINEMAASLSFTTILSIVPMVTVSFALLAALPRFLKLRAAFQEWLSDNLIPGAIGDPILVYLNQFALKAKGLTIFGTLGLVIGVFFTLITVENAFNRIWQVENRRPFLKRIGIHLVATVMGPLLLGLSIYLSSMVLSASKGLIGPLSDGFSFIAGAFPLLLSTMSFGLVYKILPCERVEWRDAILGGACAAIIFELAKSAFAWFVASYPIYKTVYGAFAILPLFLVWIYLTWWVTLAGATMVANMPIIRAWKRPKT; the protein is encoded by the coding sequence GTGGAAGCAATTCGTCATAAAGACTCTTTTCTCGATTTTTTTAAATACCTGCGCAATCGCGCCAAGGTGAGCCGTATCAATGAAATGGCAGCCAGCCTATCTTTCACGACCATCTTGTCGATTGTGCCAATGGTAACGGTCTCTTTCGCTCTTTTGGCGGCCTTGCCGCGTTTTTTAAAACTGCGCGCTGCCTTCCAAGAATGGCTTTCAGACAACCTGATTCCTGGCGCCATTGGTGACCCTATCTTGGTTTACTTGAACCAATTTGCCCTCAAGGCAAAAGGCTTGACCATCTTCGGTACGCTTGGTTTGGTGATTGGCGTATTTTTTACTTTGATCACTGTTGAAAATGCCTTCAATCGCATTTGGCAGGTAGAAAACCGCCGACCATTTTTAAAGCGCATTGGCATTCATCTAGTGGCCACAGTCATGGGCCCACTTTTATTGGGTTTGAGTATTTACTTGAGTTCTATGGTCTTGAGCGCCTCCAAGGGTTTGATTGGGCCGTTGAGCGATGGCTTTAGTTTCATTGCAGGGGCTTTCCCTTTGTTGCTTTCGACCATGTCTTTCGGCTTGGTCTACAAAATACTGCCGTGTGAGCGAGTTGAGTGGCGCGATGCCATCTTGGGCGGTGCCTGTGCCGCCATCATTTTTGAATTAGCAAAATCTGCCTTTGCTTGGTTTGTGGCGAGTTACCCGATCTACAAAACCGTTTATGGTGCTTTTGCTATCTTGCCGCTGTTCTTGGTCTGGATTTATTTGACCTGGTGGGTCACTTTGGCGGGCGCCACCATGGTGGCCAATATGCCCATCATCAGGGCATGGAAGCGTCCTAAAACCTAA
- the wrbA gene encoding NAD(P)H:quinone oxidoreductase has protein sequence MNSDINVLVLYYSRHGATRQLAELIAEGVESVPGVTARLRTVPAISAVCEATESDIPASGPPYVENKDLQECAGLALGSPTRFGNMASAMKYFLDNTTSEWLSGSLAGKPACVFTSTGSMHGGQESTLLSMMIPLMHHGMVIVGLPYSHPELMNTQTGGTPYGVTHFAKADGSAPISADEKKLAIAQGKRLAEMARKLST, from the coding sequence ATGAATTCTGATATTAATGTTTTAGTTCTTTATTACTCCAGGCATGGCGCTACGCGCCAGCTGGCAGAGCTGATTGCTGAAGGCGTTGAGAGCGTTCCAGGTGTGACAGCGCGCTTGCGCACCGTGCCAGCGATTTCAGCGGTTTGCGAAGCAACTGAATCTGACATCCCAGCATCAGGTCCTCCTTATGTTGAAAATAAAGACCTTCAAGAATGTGCTGGTTTGGCCCTGGGCTCACCGACTCGTTTTGGCAACATGGCTTCAGCCATGAAGTACTTTTTAGACAACACCACGTCCGAGTGGTTATCTGGTTCTTTGGCTGGCAAGCCTGCCTGTGTTTTCACCAGCACTGGCAGCATGCATGGTGGCCAAGAAAGCACTCTCTTATCAATGATGATTCCATTGATGCATCACGGCATGGTGATTGTGGGTCTCCCGTACAGTCATCCTGAATTGATGAACACCCAAACTGGTGGCACACCCTATGGTGTGACGCATTTTGCAAAAGCCGATGGCTCTGCACCGATTTCTGCTGATGAGAAAAAATTGGCGATTGCACAAGGCAAACGCTTGGCTGAAATGGCCAGAAAATTATCAACATGA
- a CDS encoding DUF2069 domain-containing protein: MSDSLLSHPELAPKDHWRLIAWFSWFALIVLCILWEAILAPIKPGGSWAVIKVVPMLFALKGIWQARNYTMQWASMLVMLYFIEGVVRLNDKGLSAYLAGLEIVLSLVAYFAILAYLKPLKKVAKMKKAQEELAAKELEAKKLEAEK, from the coding sequence ATGAGCGACTCATTACTGTCACATCCAGAGTTAGCCCCCAAAGATCATTGGCGTTTGATCGCTTGGTTCTCTTGGTTCGCATTGATTGTGTTGTGCATTTTGTGGGAAGCCATTTTGGCGCCCATCAAACCAGGTGGCTCATGGGCAGTGATCAAAGTGGTGCCAATGTTGTTTGCTTTGAAAGGTATTTGGCAAGCTCGTAACTACACCATGCAGTGGGCATCGATGTTAGTGATGCTGTATTTCATTGAAGGTGTGGTGCGCTTGAATGACAAGGGCTTATCTGCCTACTTGGCAGGTTTAGAAATTGTTTTAAGCTTGGTGGCATATTTCGCAATACTGGCTTATTTGAAGCCTTTGAAAAAAGTAGCGAAAATGAAAAAGGCTCAAGAAGAATTAGCAGCAAAAGAGTTGGAAGCTAAGAAATTAGAAGCAGAGAAGTAA
- a CDS encoding FAD-binding oxidoreductase, which translates to MSLNDQELIAGFEKIIGKAQVITAPDDLEPYLVDWRKRYRGQAIAALRPGNTQEVSEIVKLCAANRIAIVPQGGNTGMCGGATPNSDGRQVVISLNRMNQVRAIDTSNQTITVESGMILQSLQEAATAADRYFPLSLGAEGSCTIGGNLSTNAGGTSVLRYGNARELCLGLEVVMPNGEILNSLRGLRKDNTGYDLRDLFIGAEGSLGIITAAVMKLFPRPVANWTALVAVPHADAAVELLNRFQAGASAQLTGFEMMSDESLALLKHYYPALASPLSGPNAYEVLVEISDYESEEHAMQLMESILEGALESGCASDAAIASNLAQARKFWDMREHVPLAQADDGPNIKHDVSLPISAIPSFITTCNDMLRAKYPGVRVINYGHLGDGNLHYNIAGPSSAETEEFFTSKSKEIQALVYAEVEKLNGSISAEHGVGQQKVGYLKGHRGEVALGVMQAIKHALDPHNLMNPGKVIAS; encoded by the coding sequence ATGTCATTGAATGATCAAGAATTGATTGCTGGCTTTGAAAAGATCATTGGCAAAGCCCAAGTGATCACAGCCCCTGATGATTTAGAGCCCTACTTGGTTGATTGGCGCAAGCGCTACCGCGGTCAAGCGATTGCTGCTCTGCGTCCCGGTAACACACAAGAAGTGTCAGAGATTGTGAAACTCTGTGCTGCCAATCGCATCGCGATTGTTCCGCAAGGTGGCAACACCGGCATGTGTGGCGGCGCAACTCCCAACAGCGATGGTCGACAAGTGGTGATCTCTTTGAATCGCATGAACCAAGTGCGCGCGATTGATACATCCAATCAAACCATCACGGTTGAATCTGGCATGATTTTGCAGTCATTACAAGAAGCAGCCACAGCAGCCGATCGTTACTTCCCATTGAGTTTGGGTGCTGAAGGCAGTTGCACAATTGGTGGCAATTTATCCACCAATGCAGGTGGCACTTCAGTATTGCGTTATGGCAATGCACGTGAGCTTTGCTTGGGTCTTGAAGTTGTGATGCCCAATGGAGAAATCTTGAACAGCTTGCGTGGTTTGCGCAAAGACAACACTGGCTACGACTTGAGAGACTTGTTCATTGGTGCCGAAGGCAGCTTGGGCATCATCACTGCAGCCGTCATGAAACTATTTCCGCGCCCAGTGGCTAATTGGACTGCTCTGGTGGCAGTACCGCATGCAGATGCTGCAGTGGAGTTATTGAATCGCTTTCAAGCAGGTGCTTCAGCACAGCTCACTGGTTTTGAAATGATGTCTGATGAAAGTTTGGCATTATTGAAACACTACTACCCTGCTCTTGCGAGCCCATTGAGCGGCCCGAATGCTTATGAAGTGTTGGTAGAAATTTCTGATTACGAGAGCGAAGAGCACGCCATGCAGTTAATGGAGTCAATCTTGGAAGGCGCCCTTGAATCTGGCTGCGCAAGTGATGCAGCGATTGCTAGCAATCTTGCACAAGCCAGAAAGTTTTGGGACATGCGCGAGCACGTGCCATTGGCACAAGCCGATGATGGCCCGAACATCAAACACGATGTGTCTTTACCCATTTCAGCAATCCCAAGCTTCATCACCACCTGCAATGACATGTTGCGTGCCAAGTACCCAGGCGTGCGCGTGATTAACTATGGTCACTTGGGTGATGGTAATTTGCACTACAACATCGCAGGACCAAGTTCAGCCGAAACTGAAGAGTTCTTCACCAGCAAATCCAAAGAGATCCAAGCTCTGGTCTATGCCGAAGTTGAAAAGCTCAATGGTTCTATCTCAGCAGAGCACGGTGTGGGTCAACAAAAGGTCGGTTACTTAAAAGGCCATCGCGGTGAAGTGGCCTTGGGTGTGATGCAAGCGATCAAGCATGCCTTAGATCCACACAACTTGATGAACCCAGGCAAAGTGATTGCTTCTTGA
- a CDS encoding winged helix-turn-helix domain-containing protein yields the protein MKNKDLQEIYFRFLNLVRSIEELPSFPKLDATETQLLNEVATHWKSGERLLVSDAIAMREIGSPATLHARLKQLRDKDMVTYVVETDGRKKYIEPTSTALKYFSDISNCMIAATAK from the coding sequence ATGAAAAACAAAGATTTGCAAGAGATCTACTTCAGGTTTTTGAACTTGGTTCGCTCCATTGAAGAGCTACCAAGCTTTCCTAAATTAGATGCAACAGAAACTCAGCTTCTAAACGAAGTAGCAACTCATTGGAAAAGTGGCGAACGCCTCTTGGTCAGTGATGCAATCGCCATGCGTGAGATTGGATCTCCTGCCACTTTGCACGCACGCTTAAAGCAGTTGCGTGACAAAGACATGGTGACTTATGTGGTTGAGACTGATGGCCGTAAAAAATACATCGAGCCTACCAGTACTGCGTTGAAATACTTCTCAGATATTTCAAATTGCATGATTGCAGCCACGGCTAAGTAA
- a CDS encoding alkene reductase: MKLFTPETLGAIAIQNRLVMAPLTRMRATAGDVPGELAATYYSQRASAGLIITEASQICPLGKGYPGTPGIYSDEQMKAWQKITAAVHAKNGKIVMQLWHVGRISHSSLHPEDGLPVAPSAIAPTGQVYTASWQLADYETPRELSVSEIPALLQAYRHAATVAKQAGFDGVEVHAANGYLLDQFLQDSSNQRQDQYGGSFANRTRLLLEVLDEVIQVWGSDRVGVRLSPYGTFNDMSDKDPIGLFTHVIEQLNPLNLAYLHLIEPRSTSAGGNDEVAKDVPSTSELFKKVFKGKVIMAGGYDRASAEAAVASGQADAVAFGRLYISNPDLVERFAQNAALTPYDRSTFYGGTEKGYTDYPSLT, from the coding sequence ATGAAATTATTCACACCTGAAACATTGGGGGCGATTGCCATCCAAAATCGCCTAGTCATGGCACCTTTAACACGCATGCGTGCCACTGCTGGTGATGTGCCTGGTGAATTAGCAGCCACGTATTACAGCCAAAGAGCCAGCGCTGGCTTGATCATCACCGAGGCTTCGCAAATTTGTCCTTTGGGTAAAGGTTACCCAGGCACTCCTGGCATCTACAGCGACGAGCAAATGAAGGCTTGGCAAAAGATCACAGCCGCTGTGCACGCCAAGAACGGAAAAATTGTGATGCAGTTGTGGCATGTGGGCAGGATTTCTCATTCTTCTTTACACCCTGAAGATGGCTTACCAGTGGCCCCTTCTGCAATTGCTCCAACAGGTCAGGTGTACACAGCTTCTTGGCAATTGGCTGATTATGAAACTCCTCGCGAGCTATCAGTGTCAGAGATTCCTGCATTACTTCAAGCTTATCGCCATGCGGCTACCGTTGCTAAGCAAGCTGGCTTTGATGGTGTTGAGGTTCATGCTGCAAACGGTTACTTGCTAGATCAGTTCTTACAAGACTCTAGCAATCAACGCCAAGATCAATACGGTGGCAGCTTTGCTAATCGCACACGTTTGCTCTTAGAGGTGCTCGATGAAGTGATTCAGGTCTGGGGCAGCGATCGTGTAGGTGTTCGTCTCTCGCCTTACGGCACATTCAATGACATGTCAGACAAAGATCCAATTGGCTTGTTCACGCATGTGATCGAGCAGTTGAACCCTTTGAATCTTGCTTATTTGCATTTAATTGAACCTCGTTCAACCAGTGCAGGCGGTAATGATGAAGTGGCCAAGGATGTTCCAAGCACTTCAGAATTATTCAAAAAGGTCTTTAAAGGCAAAGTCATCATGGCTGGCGGATACGATCGCGCGAGCGCCGAGGCAGCAGTTGCATCAGGTCAGGCTGATGCTGTGGCTTTTGGCAGACTGTATATCTCCAACCCTGATCTGGTGGAACGTTTTGCCCAAAATGCGGCATTAACCCCTTACGATCGCTCAACTTTTTACGGTGGTACTGAAAAAGGTTATACCGATTACCCTTCCTTGACCTAG